CAAACACGCACAAACCGCATACCACCAGGGGTGTGCGTCCAAAGCGATCCGACAACGGCCCCACGAAAAGCTGACCCAACGCGAAAGCCACAAAGAAGGTGCTCAGAGTGGCGCTAAGGTCTTTGACAGATGTCCCAAGCTCGGCCCCCATGGAAGGGAAGGCTGGCAGGATGATGTTGGTGGCCAACGATCCCAGCGCTGCCAGGCCCGCGAGCATCAGCAGCAACTCGCCGGACAGGGATTTCGTGGACTCAATCGGCTTGTGCATCGTCGCTCCCTTCATCGCCGTCAAGGCATTCAATGCAGGAGTCGATCAGGTCATGCAGCGCCGCCACACGTTCCGTCCCCAGCTGCGCGTTCAAAGCAAGCTGTGCAGCCTTCCAAGCCTGTTGTGCTTGTGTCTGTTTAGACACGCCGGTTTCTGTTGCGGTGACCAAACGGCTGCGTGCGTCGGCTCCAGCGCCAATCGTCAGCAAGCCCATTGCTGCCAGCGGCTGAAGATTGCGCGTCAATGTCGAGGCGTCCATCTGCATGCGCTTTGCCAGATCCACCGGCCGTATCGGCCCCAGTTTGACGACGTGGGAGAGCAGGGAGTATTGCGTGATCTTCAAGCCCACCTCCGCAAAAAAGTGGTCGTAGTGCCGCGTCACGATACGACTGAGCTGGCGCAACTTCAGGTTGGTGCAACCCTGGGGCTTGATGCTGTTCTTCATTTGATATATTGTAATTACAACTATTGCAATTACAAGTTTTAAAAAATGAAGGAGGCTGAAATGACTGTGGATCAGGTTATTGAGAGATGGCGGGCGGATGAAGTTGCAGTGCGTGCTCGTCTAAGAGCTGTGGATACTGGGCCGCACGGCAGTGTCGCTGCTCGTTCTGGCATGGAAATGTTCGAGGCCATCTTCGCGGGGGAGCTGTCCCCGGCTCCAATTGGCGAAACGCTCGACTTTGTTCCCATTCGCATGGAACCAGGGGAGGCGGTGTTTCAGGGCAGCCCAAAGCGTCGTCACTACAACCCGCTGGGCACGGTGCATGGAGGCTGGTTTGCGACCTTGCTCGACTCTGCAGTGGGTTGCGCCATTCACACGACCTTGCCGGCGGGCAAAGCCTACACCACCCTGGAGCTGAAAGTGAACATGGTGCGTGCGTTGACCGAAGGGGTGCCGTTGGTGCGTGCAGAGGGAAGGGTGATCCACGCCGGCCGACAGGTAGCTACAGCGGAGGGGCGTATCGTTGGTCCCGATGGGAAGCTGTATGCCCATGCAACCACAACCTGCTTGATCTTCGATCAGCCCATTGGCGCGAAGCCATCTTGAGTAAAGCTGACGTTTTGGCATCCAAAACGACGAACGGTGAACCTTGCATAGCGGTCGGCGCCTGCCGAATCGCGACGGGCAGCAATGGGTCGCTAGCACCAATTCGACCCAGGTAAAAGCGGTCACCACGAAATGCATGGCAGTCCAGCGACTGCCTTGAGGTTTGGAGCGGACTTCCGTGAAGTCGCGCTCCAATGACTGCTTTGGGCACTGGCACTCACCGGTATCCGTGAGTTGAGCGACTGCAGGCAGCCTCTGACAGGCACTCCGCTTTGGGTAACGAATGACAAATCACCTCAATCGGTTGAAGATGAGACCGGCTTTGGATGACCCTGAGGTCAGGTGAATTGGGGCGCTGCTGCACAAATCAAGTTTGAAGCGAGCTACCCCAAACCCTAGCGGTGGCTATACCACGGCTGCCGTCTGAGGACGGCCCAGTTCTGTAGATCGATTCAATATGGCCGCCCGGATATGCAGCTCGTTAAGAGCCGCTAACGCCACTTTCCTTTGAGATCAGCCAGAAGCATTTATGCTTTTGGCCCTCATGGCAAGACAACCCGTTAGCAAAGAACTGTGGCGACAGCTGCAGCCCCTGATCCCCGCCTTCACGCCTTCCGTCGAAGGTGGCGCACGCAAGCTCACCGTGAGCGATGAAGCAGCACTCAATGGCATTCTGTTCGTGCAGCAAACAGGCATCCCATGGAAGACTTGCCTCAGTCCTTGGGTTACGGCAGTGGTATGACCTGCTGGCGGCGCTTGCGTGACTGGAATGCCAATGGCGTTTGGCCGCGTTTGGTAGCGTTTGCACCAAGCCATGCAGGTACGTCTGCGCGAGCATGACCAGATTGATTGGAGCCGAGCCAGCATAGATGGCTCCTCGGTGCCAAGCCCCCGGGGGGCCAGGAAACGGGCCCCAACCCCACCGACAGAGGCAAGCTCGGCTCCAAACGACATATCGTCGTAGATGCCAGAGGCATCCCACTGTTGATCCTCGTCAGTGGTGCCAACAGGCATGATTCCATGATGTTCGAGAAGTGCATGGATGCGATTGCAGCCATTGCGGGCTTGCAGGGGCGGGCACGCAAGCGGCCGGCGAAGCTGCATGCGGACAAAGGCTACGATTACAAGCGCTGCCGCGCCTATCTCAGGCGACGAGGCATTGCCAGCCGGATTGCCAGGAGAGGTGTCGAGAGCAGCGAAAAGCTAGGCAAGCATCGCTGGGTTGTAGAGCGCACACATGGCTGGTTTGCAGGTTTTGGCAAGCTGCGCATCCGCTTTGAAAGGCGGCTGGATATCCACGAAGCGTTGCTGAAACTGGCCGCTGCGATCATCTGTGCACGCTTCGTGGATCGGTGGTGTTAGCCGCTCTAAGGATGGCCCCAATTCACTGCGTGTGCTGATAATCATCGCAGTGGTGCATCGCGTGCGATATTGCTGATCTGCTCAAAATCCAAATCATCCAGGGATTGTCTGACCGCCTTGATCAAAACCTGATAGTCCGTGCCGTTATCCATGGCATCAATCCAGCAGTGCAGATCGCTCCAGTTTCCTTGGTCTGCAAGCCGAGCCAATTCGCTCTTGTGCTCTCTTGGAAGAGCTTCGAGTTTATGCATGGTCTTCAGCTGATTGTATTTTTCCGATGTGGTTTGAGTTAACAAAGCCTGGAAGAGAGGGCTATCCGATACCTGCTTCACCATGAGAAAGAAAACCGCATTGGTGCCGCGCCCTGGTTGGCTGTCTATCGATAGATGGCCGTTCATTTTCTCAATGATGCGCTGCGCTATCAGAAGCCCCAGTCCTCGCTTGCTGTGGGTGCGATTCGCTGCCAGCGATTTCTGAATTCCGGCAAGGACTTTTGCATCTATGCCGGAACCGCTATCGCTAACCTCAAAGCGTAGATGCCATTGTTCTCTGCCACGGTATTGGGCGTGCAGCTTGAGGTCAATGTTTCCGTCGAATGTGAATTTCGCAGCGTTGGACAGGAGATTGAGCACCGCCTGCTGCAGGCGCTTTCCGTCCAGATAGATATGTGTGGGCAGCAGGCTCTGGATTTGCAGTGAAAAGGTATTGCGCTGGCGATGGGCCAGGGCCTGGGCGTACTTGGTCAGATCGCTCAGCAAAGAACTCAGATCCACTGATTGCTCATTCAATGCCAATGGAGGCTGCAGCTCATCTTTGGCATAGTCCACCAGCTCGTCTATCAATGCCAATTGGTAGGCTGCACTTCTTTCAATGGCTGCCAGTTTGTCCGTGTCAACCTTGTTCGGGGACTGGTGCATCAGCTGCAGATAGGCAATGATCGCAGAGACAGGTGCTCGCAAATCATGACTGACATAGGCGAGCAGTTCTTTTTGTTCCAGCGAACGTTGCTCTGCTTGTTCTAGAGCCTCTTTGAGCGCGCTGGTTTTGTGCTCGACCTCTTGTTCCAGGCGCTCTTGCTGCTGGCTTTGCCATTGCAGCAATGTGAGCTGCGCCTGATGCCTTTGATGGGAATATTGATAGGCCGAGCTGGTGATAATGAAAAGGCCGATCGTCAGGGCGGGCAGCACAAGCACATATTGCTCGAGAAGCTGAACCACTGAGATATTGGGCACAAGCAGTGCGGCGGCGCGTAGCAATGCACCGAATGCCAGGACAGAGACCAGCAGCAAGGCAGTCATGCCCCCTGGCCCCCCATTGCGATAGTAGATATATGTGCAAGCCAGAATCGTGAGCAGACTAAACAGTGCGACGATGATGCCGGTAAGTGCGAACCACTCATAAGGTCCAAATAGTGCACCGATCAGAACAACGCTTTCCAGGACAGCGATGAGCTTGAGCAGGAGTATTCCGGATGAGGGCAGATAGTTTTGCGCTTTTTCCAGGCGCGCCCGCAGATACAGCAATAGGCTCAGTACGATGCCAGCCACCAGAACATGATGGGAGCGGTAACCCCACTCTGTGCTGCTGGGCCAAAGTATGATTTGTGCATAGCCGCGATAGGTCGCTTCGTAGAGTGCAGCCAGCAGCAGCCCCAATGTTTGCCATTCCATCATGGGGGTGCGCAGAATTCTCCACAGTGCTGCGGAATACACTACGAAAACAAGGATGCTCCCGATCAGCAGTCCACTGAATAGCGCATAGTCCCGCTCCATCATGTGCCATTGATCCACGGTATGCAGTGCGACGTCCAGCTTGCTGGATGCGTAACTATTGACGTGAACCAGTACGCGTACGCTCTCTCCTGGAGCGAGATTGATGGCAATCTGAGGTACTCGGGTCAGCGATTGGTTGGGGTCGCTGATTCCAGCCAGCATTCGACTTGCGCGAACCTGGCCCTCCCGCATGCGCAGGACATAAAAATTCACATGTTGCAGCCAACATGCCCCCAAAGCCAGTTGCACTGCTTGAGGGCTTTCTAGATCGTTGTGCAGTGTCATCCTGAGCCACAGATGACGCATATCGAATCGCCCATCAAGCGTCTTGGCTGTGACAGTGCGAAATCCATCAATCTCACCATTAGGAAGGGCTGCCACGTTCAGCGGCGCTTCGTTTGGTGAACCTCGTTCCCAGACTTCAACCGTGTTATCCAGGACCTTGAGGCCGAGAATCACATCGCTGATCTGAATGCTTGGCGGGGAGGACACTTCAATCGCCTTCGCATCAATCGCCCAGCACAGCAGCATGCTGCACAGCAGATGGATGCAGCCAGATACGCATCGCCTCATGGCTTCTGACCCAGGCAGGAGCGCCGAAAAGCGGATGGGGTGCAGCCAAAGTAGGCATGAAAAGCGGAGGAGAAATTCGCTGCGCTGGAGAATCCTATGGCTGCGGCCACTTCTTCTATATGCATGGCGGAGCTGGCAAGCATGCGTTTGGCCTCGTGAAGGCGAGCCTCGCGAATGAATTTGTAAACCGTGTTGCCCGTGTGAGTCTGAAAGACCCTTGTCAAGCGCTTTTCATTGGTGCCTAGTTGGGTTGCCAATTCAGGCAGGGGCGGAACCTTGGACAAGTCGGAAAGGACCAACTGCTGCGCAGCCCGCAGCAAGGTCAGATTGTGAACAGCGCTCAGTGTGCTCGATAGTCTTGCTGGCTCAGAATCCTGCGCTGGAGGTTCTGGTGAAGTGCATGCATCTTGGTCTGGTTTTCCTTGGCGTTGCGTCAAAGCCAGATGGATTTCCACACGCGCAAGAACCTCATTGATGTCGAACGGCTTTTGGATGTAGTCCACGGCGCCCAGCTGCAATCCCTTGAGACGCTCCTGGGGTGAAGCGCAAGAAGTCACAAAAATCACAGGGATGTCTGCCGTGGAAGGGTCAGCCTTCAGTAGCCTGCAGGCGGTAAATCCATCGACATCGCCCATGTTTACGTCCAGAAGGATTAATTCAAATTGCTGAGTGGTGGCGCGGCGATAGCCTTGCATGCCGTCCATGGCGACGGAAAGACGATAGCCATTGCTTTTGAGCAATTCCAGCAGGATCTTGAGTTCAGCCACGTTGTCGTCGATGACGAGAATTCTTTCCCCGGAGGGGCCTGCAGGCGACCAGTAAGACACAGCAACAATCCGAGGTTAGATGGTTATGTTGAAAACCTCGGGATTGTGAAGTTGATCTTTAACGAGGTGTTACGTTTCGAGGGTTTGGATGACGCAGATGCACAGAATCTGACGTTTGTTTACAAGTTTTTCCGGAATACAAAAGCAATTTCCTGTTTTTAAAAATTGGCGCGATGCGGCGAATCTCTGTCATCAGAAAAATTGACATTTTTTTGAGTGTTTGTCTGGTGGGAAGACGGAATGTTCGCTTTTGCAAAAGCGTTCCAGATCGCTAGCTCCTAGCATTCGCAGGCGTTTGGCATTGAGCACCCCGGAGTAGAGGGTTCAGAGTTTTGCCAAGGTCAGGAATCAAGGAGCAGTTCATGGAAGCCGTATATAAATCGGGTGGAAAAATCGTCCTTGCGCAGCAAGGACTGGTCTTAGACAAGCCTTCTGCAGTCATCCTCAAAGTTGCACCGGAACAGATCGCCAAATCAGTGCGTGTCGGTAATGATCTGGTGTTGACGCTGGTCGATGGAGAGCAAATCCATGTGAACGGATTCTTCACGGCATATGCAGAGGACGGGCGCAATGATCTGGTCTTGGAAGACCAGCACGGGGTGCTCTGGTGGGGACAATATGGAAAGGCCTGGGAAGGCTTCGAGTTCACCGAGATCGAATCGGATGAGCCTGCCGCACCGTGGTTGCCTTGGCTTCTGGGGCTGGCCTTGGGTGGGCTGGCTGCGTCGAGCGGCGGGGGCGGCGGCAAGAATATCGACCATCCTCCTGAGGCTGCCGATCCCCATGTGGGTTTGCGTCACCTTGCCTCAGACCCTGTGCCCGGGCAGGAATTCAGCAATGGCGGCAACACGGTTTCGGTACGTGAAGATCAGCCGTTCAACGGCAAGATCACCGGTCAGGACAAGGACGGTGACCCACTGACCTACGAGCTGGGCACTCCGCCCGCTCACGGAACCGTGGTCGTGACACCGGACGGCAAGTACACCTACATCCCCAACAAGGACTGGAGCGGCCCGGGCACGGACGAGTTCACGGTGATCGTGGACGATGGCAAGGGCGGCAAGACCACGACCACGGTGACCGTGAACGTCACGCCCGAGCAGGATGCGTTCGACGACCGGGCGAGCACGGGCTTTGAGAAGTCCGTCACCATCGATGTGCTGGGCAACGACGACTTCGAAGGCAGCAACGTCAAGATCACCCACGTCAACGGCAGCGCCATTGCCGAAGGCCAGACCGTGACCGTGACCGATGGCAGCGTCAAGCTGGAGGGCGGCCAACTGGTGTTCACGCCCGATGCGGGCTTCAACGGCGACGCCCGGTTCAGCTACACGGCGCAGACCGACGGCGGCACGCCCGAGACGGCGGATGTCATCGTGACGGTGGCAGCCAACCAGTTGCCCGAGACGACCGATCCCAACGAAGGCCTTAACCCCGGCGACCCTGGCTACATCCCCGGCCAGAGCTTCACGCCTGGCGGCGGCTACACCGTCACCGTGGGCGAGGATCAGCGCTTCAACGGCAAGATCACGGGCGAGGACAAGGACGGTGACCCACTGACCTACGAGCTGGGCACTCCGCCCGCTCACGGCACCGTGACTATCGACAAGCACACCGGCAAGTACCTCTACACGCCCCACCAGGACTGGAGCGGCCCGGGCACGGACGAGTTCACGGTGATCGTGGACGACGGCAAGGGCGGCAAGACCTCGACCACGGTGACCGTGAGCGTCACGCCCGAGCAGGATGCGTTTGACGACCGGGCGAGCACGGGCTTTGAGAAGTCCGTCACCATTGACGTGCTGGGCAACGACGACTTCGAAGGCAGCAACGTCAAGATCACCCACGTCAACGGCAGCGCCATTGCCGAAGGCCAGACCGTGACCGTGGCCGATGGCAGCGTCAAGCTGGTGGGCGGCCAACTGGTGTTCACGCCCGATGCGGGTTTCAACGGCGACGCCCGGTTCAGCTACACGGCGCAGACCGACGGCGGCACGCCCGAGACGGCGGATGTCACCGTGACGGTGAGCCAGCCACCGGTGTTTGTCGATCCAAGCGATCCTGGCGAACCGCCGGTGACCAGCTATGCCTTTGAATACGAAGAGAACAGCCCCGTTGGCAAGTGGCTGGGTCAGGTAAAGGCCAATGATGCCGACAGCACATCGGTGACCTACAGCATCGATCCGGCCAGCGATCCCGATGGCTGGTATGCGATTGATGCTACGACTGGGGAGATCACGCTGACGGCGGCTGGAGCGGCGTCGCAAGCCAATGATTTCGAGCAAGGCAGCAATAGCCAGACGATCACGGTGGTGGCGACCGATAGCGAGGGAGGCAAGACCGAGGTCGCTGTCACGCTCAATGAAAAGGACCTGAACGACAACGCCCCTGTGTTGGTGATGGACCCCGAAGACAAGGTGTTGCATGTTGCGGAGGAGGCCCTGGTCGGAGGCATCAAGGATGACCCGGGCAGCACGACCACAGCCACGGGCAAGATCAGCTTTACCGATGCGGATAAGACACCGGACATCAACACCTTTTCGCTGGAGATGCAAGGCCCTGCGGACGGCAGCATCACTTCGGGCGGCGTGGCGGTGACCTGGAGCTGGGATGCTGGCAGCAGCACGCTGACCGGCATGGCCGGTGCCAAGGAGGTCATGACCGTCAAGGTCGGAGCCCTGACCGAGGTTGGTGGCCGGTACGAGGCAAGTTATACGGTCACTCTCAAGGGCCCCGTGGATCATGCAGTCGGCCGTGGTGCAAACACGCTGGACCTGGACTTCAAGGCCATCGTTCACGATGGCAAGCAGAGCAGCCAAATCGGGTTTGTCGTGGAGGTCAAGGATGATGTCCCGGCACTTGCCGATGATGCAGAGCTGGTGATCAACCTCGCCAAGCTGCAGACCAATGTGATGATCGTGCTGGACCTGTCAGGCAGCATGGCCTGGGATAGCAACGGCAAGGTACTGCCTGGCGGTGGCTCCAACGCGAACAGTCGACTGAGCCTAGCCAAGAAAGCGCTTGAAGCCCTGATCAACAAGTACGAAGAGTACGGCGATGTGGCGGTCAAGCTGGTGACTTTCAACGGCTCCACCGCCAATGCCCATGCCACCTGGATGAGTGCCGCGACGGCCATCGCTATCATCAATGGCCTGACAGCGACTGGCGGTACGCCCTATAAAGCCGCCCTCAACGCGGCGATGGGTACCAATGGCTTTGCCGACAATGTGGGCAAGCTGACCGGGGAGGGGGTGCAGAATGTTTCGTACTTCATCACCGATGGTGTGCCTACCTTGGGCCAAGGCGTCAACCCAAGACTGCAGGCTCAGTGGGAAGACTTTCTGACGACTCACCACATCAACTCCGTGGGGGTGGGCTTTGGCGGTATCAAGACGGGCGATATCCCGAATATTGACCCGATCGCCTACAACGGCCCAGCTGGAGTGGAGAACGCCGTGGTCCTGGCCAATTCGGCGGCGGAGCTCAACTCCACGCTGCAGGACCTGATCCAGTTACCCAGGCTGGAGGGCTCGTTGCGCGGCGAACTCGACAGCGCCGTGGAAGGCTATGGTGCAGACGGTGGTTTTATCAATGTGCTGGAGGTCGACGGCGTCTCCTATACCTACCTGCCCGGGCAGGCGCTGCAGGTGGCGGGCAACCCGGCTTCGGGAACCTACACCTATGACGCCGCCAAGCACCTCATCACCATCAAGACAGCTGCAGGTGGCTCGTTGACCGTGGAGTTCGATACGGGCAAGTTCATCTATGAGGGCAAGGCGCTGGCTTCCTACTGGGATCGCTTTGGCTACACCATCCAGGACGGAGATGGCGACCAGGCATCGACCGTCAAGGATGTGAAGGTGGTCTACGACGGTGGCGATCCCGGCCCCAAGCCTGCGTATGCGTCGCCGTTGCTGGCCATGAGCCTCGACCCGGAGCAGCTCGATGCTCTGCATGAGGGTGCGGAGGAGCCTGCTGCTACGGCGTTGCCTGCGCTGCACGATGTGCTGCAGTCCAAGGACGAGGCCGCCGGCGACATCGACGGACTGGGTTCGGTGCAAGCTCCTGCAGCCGCTGTTGCTCCTGTCGCTGCGTCACAGGATCTTGCCTTGTATATGCCAGATCCTTTGCCAGAGGAAGAGCTGCACCAGCCGGTGCATGCCTGATGCTCTTCAAACTTGATAGCTGTTAGCGCATGAAGCACGGCGTTTTTAGTATTAAAAATGCTGGAAGTGCCGTGTCTAATGAAAAGTCAGCTATTTAAGTAAGAGCAAGCAAGAAAAAACAAATAAGCTGTGTCGCTGGCTGGAGGCCGCGATGCAGAACGGTGGTCGCGCCATGGAGCTGCGATGCCAAGCTGTGAAATGGCGATGGATATGTCGATCAAGTCCAAACTTCCTCTGGTTTTCGTGCAGCAGGTTGCCGCAGCGGTCGCACTTGCCTGTGCCGTGGGAGGCGCCCATGCAGCTGCCGCTGGAGGCCAAGCCATGGATATGCGTGCAGCGGTGCAAGCTGCTGTGGCATGGCACCCCGCCGTGCGCACGGCGCAGAGGCAACTGCAGGGAGCCGATGAGGGCGTGGCTTCGGCCCGCGCCGGTTATTACCCGCAGGTCAAGGGCGGGGTGGGGGCGCAGGTAAACAACCGCGATGTCTACCCCTATACCTCGCGGCGCGTGTATGACGCCAGCGTTTCGGTGTCGCAGATGCTGTATGACTTCGGCAAGGTGGACAGCGCCGTGAAGCAGGCTGAGGCCGGCATTGAGCTTGCCCAGGCGCAGGTGTATCTGTCCACCGACGATGTGGCGCGCGAGGCTGCGCAAGCCTGGGTGGAGCTGCGTCGCCAGCAGGCCATGGTGGCGATTGCCAAAAGTCAGCTCGAAGGCGTGGGGGCGCTGGCGGAGCTGGCCTGGGAGCGACAGGTCAAAGGTGCCAGCACCCGTTCCGACTTTATGCAGGCGCAATCGCGCAGGGATGGTGCACGCGGCCAGTTGATCAATTACGAGGCGCAGGCGCGCCGCTGGCAGGCGCGGCTGATGACTCTGACCGGGATGCAGACGCCCCCCACCCTGAGTGCAGGAAGGGGAGGTATGCCGGATGCCCTGCCCCAGGCCTGCACTGCTGCGCAGCTGCTGCCCACGGCGACGGTGCGCCGAGCTCAGGGGCAGCGGGCGTTGGCCCTGGCCGAGTTGAAGGCCGCTGACGCACAACTGATGCCCACGCTATCGGTGGATGGATCGGCCTCGCGCGGGCTTACCGCAGCATCGCGCCCGGCCGGCTACCCGGATCTGGATATGCGCGTGATGTTCAATGTATCGGCGCCGCTGTTCGAGGGAGGGCGCAACCAGGCCCGCCAGCGCGCAGCAGGGCACGCGCTGGAGGCTGCGGACGCGGCTGTGGCCAATGCCGAGTTCCAGGCTCGGCAGTCGCTGCGTGATGCACAGGACCAGAGCCAGGGTTTAGGGGAGCGCCAGCCGGTGGTGGACGAGCGTATCGCCAGCATCCGCATCACGCGTGACCTGTACCGTGAGCAATACCTGCAATTGGGCACGCGCTCGCTGCTGGATCTGCTCAATGCCGAGCAGGAATACCACGGCGCACGTTTCGAGCAGGTGGACAACGCTCATGACCTGCTGCGGCTGGCTGTGGAGTGCTGGTACCAGAGCGGACGGTTGGCGGATGAGTTCTCGCTCGATACGCGGCTCCGGGATGTGAGCCAAGGAGTGATGCGATGAACGGGACGAAGAATCAGGGCCATCGGAAGCAGGCAGATTCCGGGCCGCTGCCGCTATTCATGCAGGGTTGGATGGAAGCGATACTGGCAGTGGCCGCGAACTATCAGATCGACACCTCGCGTGAACGCCTGCGCGTGGATGCGGCCTGGGCGGCTGGTGGCGATCTGTCGGCCGACGATCTACGTCAATGCATACGTCAGATGGCCAGGCAGGCGGGGTTGATCGTGACCGAGGTGGCTCCAGATCTGAAACGGCTCACGGCCTGGCGTCTGCCCCTGGTCTTGCAGCTGCGCGGCGGGCAGGTGGCTGTCATCACGGCACTGGCCGATGATGGCCTGCGCCTGCTGCTGAGCGGCGATGAGGGCGGTGAGAGCACATACACGCTGGCCGAGTTGCAGCCCGAATTGGAGGTGATGGCGGTGCTGCGCCCGCTGCGGTCGACCCCCGATTCGCGCGTGGACGGCTACCTGCGCCCGGTGGAGAGCCATTGGTTGCGCGACATTGTGTTTGCCGACCTGAGACCCTACGGCCACATTCTGTTGGCCTCGTTCATCACCAATCTGATGGCCTTGGGCGGCATTCTGTTTTCCATGCAGGTTTATGACCGCGTGGTGCCGTCCCAGTCCGAGCCTACGCTGTACGTGCTGTTTGGCGGAGTGTTGCTGTCCATCGTATTTGCCTGGGCCATGCGCGCTGCGCGCATGCACATTACCGACATGCTGGGCAAGCGTGCAGATCTGCGCATTTCGGACCGCGTCTTCGGACATGCGCTGCGAGTGAAGAACAGCGCCCGTCCACGTGCCACGGGCACTTTCGTGGCTCAGATCCGTGAACTGGAGCCAGTGCGCGAGATGCTGACCTCCACCACGGCTGCTGCGGTGGCCGACCTGCCTTTCTTTGTGCTGTTCTGCCTCATCTTCTGGATGATCGCAGGCGCATTGGTCTGGGTGCCGTTGGCGGCGTTCGTCCTGCTGCTGGCGCCCAGCCTGTTGGCGCAAAAGCGCCTGCGCAACCTGGCCCAGGCCAGCATGCGCGAATCGGCGCTACGCAACGCGATGCTGGTGGAGACCGTGCAGGGCATCGAGGACATCAAGCTGCTGCAGGCCGAGCCGCGCTTTCAGAATCAGTGGAACCACTTCAACGCAGTGAATGCGGAGGCAGGACTGAAGCTGCGAGCGCTTCTGCATGGTCTGAGCAACTGGATGCAGACGGTGCAGGGCAGCGCTTTCGCTTTTGTGGTGTTCTTTGGCGCACCCCAGGTGATGCGCGGCGAGATGAGCACCGGCGTGCTGGTTGCATCCTCCATCCTGGTCAGCCGCATGCTGGCTCCCTTGTCCAGCGTGACCGGCGTGCTCAACCGCTGGCAGCAGGCCAGGATGGCCAGTGACGGACTGGATCAGCTCATGCGCCTGCCCGTGGATCACGCGGAGGACGGCAGCCGCATCCACCGCCCCGTCATTGAAGGGCGATACGATTTCAGCGACGCCGTGTTCAGCTATGACGGCAAGACCCCCGCGCTTCAGGTCAGGCAACTGCAGATCGCGGCCGGTGAGCGCATCGCCATCCTGGGGCGCAACGGCGCGGGCAAGTCGACGCTGCTGCAGGCTCTGTCGGGTCTGATTGAACCGATGGCCGGACGGGTGCTGCTGGACGGCGTGGCCTTGGCCCACATTGACCCGGCCGACCTGCGCCGTGACGTGAGCTTGCTGACGCAGAATGCGCGTCTGTTCTATGGTTCCCTGCGCGAGAACCTGCTGCTGGGCGCGCCCCATGCAAGCGATGGGG
This DNA window, taken from Comamonas testosteroni TK102, encodes the following:
- a CDS encoding Ig-like domain-containing protein, with protein sequence MEAVYKSGGKIVLAQQGLVLDKPSAVILKVAPEQIAKSVRVGNDLVLTLVDGEQIHVNGFFTAYAEDGRNDLVLEDQHGVLWWGQYGKAWEGFEFTEIESDEPAAPWLPWLLGLALGGLAASSGGGGGKNIDHPPEAADPHVGLRHLASDPVPGQEFSNGGNTVSVREDQPFNGKITGQDKDGDPLTYELGTPPAHGTVVVTPDGKYTYIPNKDWSGPGTDEFTVIVDDGKGGKTTTTVTVNVTPEQDAFDDRASTGFEKSVTIDVLGNDDFEGSNVKITHVNGSAIAEGQTVTVTDGSVKLEGGQLVFTPDAGFNGDARFSYTAQTDGGTPETADVIVTVAANQLPETTDPNEGLNPGDPGYIPGQSFTPGGGYTVTVGEDQRFNGKITGEDKDGDPLTYELGTPPAHGTVTIDKHTGKYLYTPHQDWSGPGTDEFTVIVDDGKGGKTSTTVTVSVTPEQDAFDDRASTGFEKSVTIDVLGNDDFEGSNVKITHVNGSAIAEGQTVTVADGSVKLVGGQLVFTPDAGFNGDARFSYTAQTDGGTPETADVTVTVSQPPVFVDPSDPGEPPVTSYAFEYEENSPVGKWLGQVKANDADSTSVTYSIDPASDPDGWYAIDATTGEITLTAAGAASQANDFEQGSNSQTITVVATDSEGGKTEVAVTLNEKDLNDNAPVLVMDPEDKVLHVAEEALVGGIKDDPGSTTTATGKISFTDADKTPDINTFSLEMQGPADGSITSGGVAVTWSWDAGSSTLTGMAGAKEVMTVKVGALTEVGGRYEASYTVTLKGPVDHAVGRGANTLDLDFKAIVHDGKQSSQIGFVVEVKDDVPALADDAELVINLAKLQTNVMIVLDLSGSMAWDSNGKVLPGGGSNANSRLSLAKKALEALINKYEEYGDVAVKLVTFNGSTANAHATWMSAATAIAIINGLTATGGTPYKAALNAAMGTNGFADNVGKLTGEGVQNVSYFITDGVPTLGQGVNPRLQAQWEDFLTTHHINSVGVGFGGIKTGDIPNIDPIAYNGPAGVENAVVLANSAAELNSTLQDLIQLPRLEGSLRGELDSAVEGYGADGGFINVLEVDGVSYTYLPGQALQVAGNPASGTYTYDAAKHLITIKTAAGGSLTVEFDTGKFIYEGKALASYWDRFGYTIQDGDGDQASTVKDVKVVYDGGDPGPKPAYASPLLAMSLDPEQLDALHEGAEEPAATALPALHDVLQSKDEAAGDIDGLGSVQAPAAAVAPVAASQDLALYMPDPLPEEELHQPVHA
- a CDS encoding TolC family outer membrane protein, with product MSIKSKLPLVFVQQVAAAVALACAVGGAHAAAAGGQAMDMRAAVQAAVAWHPAVRTAQRQLQGADEGVASARAGYYPQVKGGVGAQVNNRDVYPYTSRRVYDASVSVSQMLYDFGKVDSAVKQAEAGIELAQAQVYLSTDDVAREAAQAWVELRRQQAMVAIAKSQLEGVGALAELAWERQVKGASTRSDFMQAQSRRDGARGQLINYEAQARRWQARLMTLTGMQTPPTLSAGRGGMPDALPQACTAAQLLPTATVRRAQGQRALALAELKAADAQLMPTLSVDGSASRGLTAASRPAGYPDLDMRVMFNVSAPLFEGGRNQARQRAAGHALEAADAAVANAEFQARQSLRDAQDQSQGLGERQPVVDERIASIRITRDLYREQYLQLGTRSLLDLLNAEQEYHGARFEQVDNAHDLLRLAVECWYQSGRLADEFSLDTRLRDVSQGVMR
- a CDS encoding type I secretion system permease/ATPase; the encoded protein is MEAILAVAANYQIDTSRERLRVDAAWAAGGDLSADDLRQCIRQMARQAGLIVTEVAPDLKRLTAWRLPLVLQLRGGQVAVITALADDGLRLLLSGDEGGESTYTLAELQPELEVMAVLRPLRSTPDSRVDGYLRPVESHWLRDIVFADLRPYGHILLASFITNLMALGGILFSMQVYDRVVPSQSEPTLYVLFGGVLLSIVFAWAMRAARMHITDMLGKRADLRISDRVFGHALRVKNSARPRATGTFVAQIRELEPVREMLTSTTAAAVADLPFFVLFCLIFWMIAGALVWVPLAAFVLLLAPSLLAQKRLRNLAQASMRESALRNAMLVETVQGIEDIKLLQAEPRFQNQWNHFNAVNAEAGLKLRALLHGLSNWMQTVQGSAFAFVVFFGAPQVMRGEMSTGVLVASSILVSRMLAPLSSVTGVLNRWQQARMASDGLDQLMRLPVDHAEDGSRIHRPVIEGRYDFSDAVFSYDGKTPALQVRQLQIAAGERIAILGRNGAGKSTLLQALSGLIEPMAGRVLLDGVALAHIDPADLRRDVSLLTQNARLFYGSLRENLLLGAPHASDGELMIALLDAGAWSFVQTLPTGLDHMVMEGGMGLSGGQRQGLLLARLLLRQPRVLLLDEPTAALDDVAERDVIARLRKLAPGRTLVVATHRPAVLQVVDKIIVVDKGQVVLQGARDEVLGRLNGSAQPAASPQSVRVVQSARMKVAVQPQTRLSSVEEGQK